In Streptomyces sp. P3, one DNA window encodes the following:
- a CDS encoding DUF6479 family protein, whose protein sequence is MNTASQQLAAPSGLLSLGLFMVPVLLVIILGGSFWLGARVKSRESDRPRPEEQPHLPPGGAVHEIREHREPEEVPRTPDGGRPLTPYELTNMQTRASTDQKRPRWSRGSSGSFGGGGLGAH, encoded by the coding sequence ATGAATACCGCAAGCCAGCAGCTGGCCGCCCCGAGCGGCCTGCTCAGCCTCGGGCTGTTCATGGTCCCCGTGCTCCTCGTGATCATTCTGGGCGGGAGCTTCTGGCTGGGCGCGCGTGTCAAGTCGCGCGAGTCGGACCGGCCGCGCCCCGAGGAGCAGCCGCATCTCCCGCCCGGCGGGGCGGTGCACGAGATCCGCGAGCACCGGGAACCCGAGGAGGTGCCCCGGACGCCGGACGGCGGACGCCCCCTCACCCCCTACGAGCTGACCAACATGCAGACCAGAGCGAGCACGGACCAGAAACGGCCGCGCTGGAGCCGCGGCAGCAGCGGGTCCTTCGGCGGCGGCGGACTCGGCGCGCACTGA
- a CDS encoding MerR family transcriptional regulator produces the protein MDVTPPRYTTAQAAEHATHWRRLVSAGAAAVTPATIRKWASRGHLTPCGLDDHGHPLYALPDLARAEKKTRSRALRLVGIGAP, from the coding sequence ATGGACGTCACACCCCCGCGCTACACCACCGCTCAGGCCGCCGAGCACGCCACACACTGGCGACGCCTGGTCTCCGCCGGCGCAGCCGCCGTCACCCCCGCCACCATCCGCAAATGGGCCAGCCGCGGCCACCTCACCCCCTGCGGCCTCGACGACCACGGCCACCCCCTCTACGCCCTGCCCGACCTCGCCCGCGCCGAGAAGAAGACCCGCAGCCGCGCCCTGCGCCTCGTCGGCATCGGCGCACCCTGA
- a CDS encoding fibronectin type III domain-containing protein: protein MRISLGVTRRTAGVAVLCLATAVTGLAFPATAQAAVTCSAGVWKAQYYANTALTGTPRATVCDASIAENYGLGDPAGVTLPRDNFGVRWSTTRNFGSGGPFDLTVAVQDGARVYLDGHRKIDLWRNVNATQRKTLRLTVPRGVHTLRVDFAAFTGTANIAFAYQPVTGAAHDRTAPLAPVGLKATYAPATLRTTLAWSRNYELDLAGYRLYRRTGSTGAWSPRNNTPVTAAFTDTPPATGATYEYALRAVDRSGNLSPLSSLTRVVSADKTAPTAPTALTATHDESGARLSWSAVSGASSYEVQRSLAPAGPFSAVSTPTQSTGLTDVSASADTTYYYRVRALDSAGNTSPYSTPVQLEATESKPLPPSDVSANGWADRNTVGWHYDGDASHHFHVYAAESATGPWTRLTETPVTGPAYDDVTAPVGQVRHYQVRTVTTHGTESNPSATASATRTGDVTPPHMPYGLNAWNGTDGVHLGWTANTDDTDHYLVMRKPMFGAWEQIAVVRDVKYLDADVTVDVQFGYTVRAVDAAGNISPMPEPGYGTVYGKRLPVHEKPVAPASVTATAGNGNVTVEWTVSPSTDVAGYYVYRTTSSDPASAYSVSPLLTGTTFTDENVTAGRTWHYVVRAVSTHSMWSDFSPMAEATVPCPVMTAPATPRITGGGRGADFVQLKWEVGACDQGATVSYNVYRATSGSDVFTPEHRIASGVTEVTYTDPGLARAYYYYVVTAVAADGTESAPQAKPFEISTQAP from the coding sequence ATGCGCATATCCCTCGGTGTGACGCGCCGTACCGCCGGTGTGGCCGTGCTCTGCCTGGCCACCGCCGTGACCGGACTCGCCTTCCCCGCCACCGCTCAGGCGGCCGTGACCTGCTCGGCCGGAGTGTGGAAGGCCCAGTACTACGCCAACACCGCACTCACCGGCACCCCGAGGGCCACCGTCTGCGATGCCTCGATCGCCGAGAACTACGGCCTCGGCGACCCCGCCGGCGTCACCCTGCCGCGGGACAACTTCGGCGTCCGCTGGAGCACCACCCGCAACTTCGGCTCCGGCGGCCCCTTCGACCTCACCGTCGCCGTCCAGGACGGCGCCCGCGTCTACCTCGACGGCCACCGCAAGATCGATCTGTGGCGCAACGTCAACGCGACCCAGAGGAAGACCCTCCGCCTCACCGTCCCGCGCGGGGTCCACACCCTGCGCGTGGACTTCGCCGCCTTCACCGGCACCGCCAACATCGCCTTCGCCTACCAGCCCGTCACAGGTGCCGCCCACGACAGGACCGCACCCCTGGCCCCGGTCGGCCTGAAGGCCACCTATGCGCCGGCCACCCTGAGGACGACCCTGGCCTGGTCGCGCAACTACGAGCTGGACCTGGCCGGCTACCGTCTCTACCGGCGCACGGGCAGCACCGGTGCCTGGAGTCCGCGCAACAACACCCCGGTCACCGCCGCCTTCACCGACACACCCCCCGCCACCGGCGCCACCTACGAGTACGCCCTGCGCGCCGTCGATCGCTCCGGCAACCTCTCCCCGCTGTCCTCGCTGACGCGCGTCGTCAGCGCCGACAAGACGGCCCCGACCGCCCCCACCGCACTCACGGCCACGCACGACGAGTCCGGCGCCCGGCTCTCCTGGTCCGCGGTGAGCGGGGCGAGCTCCTACGAGGTGCAGCGCTCCCTCGCGCCCGCGGGGCCGTTCTCTGCCGTCTCCACGCCCACGCAGAGCACCGGCCTCACCGACGTCAGCGCCTCCGCGGACACCACCTACTACTACCGGGTGCGGGCCCTGGACAGCGCGGGCAACACCTCCCCGTACAGCACGCCCGTCCAGCTCGAGGCGACCGAGTCCAAGCCTCTGCCGCCGAGCGACGTCTCCGCCAACGGCTGGGCCGACCGCAACACCGTCGGCTGGCACTACGACGGTGACGCCTCCCACCACTTCCACGTCTACGCCGCCGAGTCGGCCACCGGCCCGTGGACGCGGCTGACCGAAACGCCGGTCACCGGCCCCGCCTACGACGACGTCACGGCGCCCGTCGGCCAGGTGCGGCATTACCAGGTCAGGACGGTCACGACGCACGGCACGGAGTCGAACCCGTCAGCGACGGCCTCGGCCACCCGCACCGGCGACGTCACCCCGCCGCACATGCCGTACGGCCTGAACGCGTGGAACGGCACCGACGGCGTGCACCTCGGCTGGACGGCCAACACCGACGACACGGATCACTACCTCGTCATGCGCAAGCCGATGTTCGGCGCGTGGGAGCAGATCGCCGTGGTGCGGGACGTCAAGTACCTGGACGCCGACGTCACGGTCGACGTGCAGTTCGGCTACACCGTCCGCGCCGTCGACGCCGCCGGCAACATCTCCCCCATGCCCGAGCCCGGCTACGGCACCGTCTACGGCAAGCGCCTGCCGGTCCACGAGAAGCCGGTCGCGCCCGCCTCGGTGACCGCGACGGCCGGTAACGGCAACGTCACGGTGGAGTGGACCGTGAGCCCGTCGACCGATGTGGCCGGCTACTACGTCTACCGCACGACGTCTTCGGACCCCGCGTCGGCCTACTCGGTCTCCCCGCTCCTCACCGGGACGACGTTCACGGACGAGAACGTGACCGCCGGCAGGACGTGGCACTACGTGGTGCGCGCCGTCAGCACGCACAGCATGTGGTCCGACTTCTCGCCGATGGCCGAGGCCACCGTGCCCTGCCCGGTCATGACCGCCCCGGCCACCCCCCGGATCACCGGGGGCGGCAGGGGCGCCGACTTCGTCCAGCTCAAATGGGAGGTCGGAGCGTGTGACCAGGGTGCCACCGTCTCCTACAACGTCTACCGTGCCACGTCCGGCTCGGACGTCTTCACCCCTGAGCACCGCATCGCTTCGGGTGTGACGGAAGTGACGTACACGGATCCCGGCCTGGCTCGGGCGTACTACTACTACGTCGTCACCGCCGTGGCTGCCGACGGCACCGAATCGGCCCCGCAGGCCAAGCCGTTCGAGATCTCGACGCAGGCGCCCTGA
- a CDS encoding AAA family ATPase: MLYVITGPPASGKSTWIQSRATARDIVIDLDRIAAALTGPGAPQWNHDPLVQRIAQRARFAAIDEAVKHVDDVDVYLIHTMPSPKARARYRSAGAEIVTVDPGEDVVRERVAAMRSPAMDAVVTRWYRDYRKGGSRPVTTQTSRAW; the protein is encoded by the coding sequence GTGCTGTACGTCATCACCGGGCCGCCAGCCTCGGGGAAGAGCACGTGGATCCAGAGCCGCGCCACAGCGCGTGACATCGTCATCGACCTGGACCGCATCGCCGCGGCGCTCACCGGCCCGGGCGCCCCGCAGTGGAACCATGATCCGCTGGTCCAGCGCATCGCCCAGCGCGCGCGGTTCGCGGCCATCGACGAGGCCGTCAAGCACGTCGACGACGTCGACGTCTACCTGATCCACACCATGCCCAGCCCCAAGGCCCGGGCCAGGTACCGCAGCGCCGGCGCCGAGATCGTCACCGTGGATCCGGGCGAGGACGTCGTGCGCGAGCGCGTCGCCGCCATGCGGTCGCCGGCCATGGACGCGGTGGTCACCCGCTGGTACCGGGACTACCGCAAGGGTGGCTCACGCCCCGTCACCACCCAGACGTCGCGGGCCTGGTGA
- a CDS encoding recombinase family protein, producing the protein MSTERPRARDYRRLSDAKGGTSIEDQGVDNEDAAAEQGWDLGEPYVDDGLSASRYARKRRDDFDQMVADLKSGPTGRDSAFGADILMLWESSRGSRRVGEWVSFIELCEEKGVKIWVTTHERLYDPANGRDRKALIDDAVDSEYESYKTHRRVSRTTPKEARKGRPHGQAPYGLKPVYDAATGKLTTWVADEPRAGVVRLLFEMLAAGHSMMAVERAFKEQGYRNRSGRPFTDGHLRTMALRHSYAGLRSYQGTVYPGVWDGLVSEEVFWDVHRRLTAPGRAVGAGLMLHPLTSSLWCARCERNLSPRELKSKKGPWVYTVYRCYQCGLKIRKHGVDDLFIGERGRLGILLAYLAREDIYAVLQTPGSDAAAVREIRARVAAARLERDELRGAKGNTLAEVRLLANSLEAKEAEVDELEQQERQLTVPSAVLSIVRPGVDIWESWHAAPIRAQRETAALILSPRYLGRPCIVPSPITGRAQPPVAERIEWRKAPPPSEPAYRR; encoded by the coding sequence ATGAGTACCGAGAGACCGCGCGCCCGGGACTACCGCCGGCTGTCCGACGCCAAGGGCGGCACCTCGATCGAGGACCAGGGCGTCGACAACGAGGACGCGGCCGCCGAGCAGGGATGGGACCTCGGCGAGCCGTACGTGGACGACGGCCTGAGCGCCAGCCGCTACGCCCGTAAGCGGCGCGATGACTTCGACCAGATGGTTGCAGATCTGAAGAGCGGCCCGACCGGACGCGACTCCGCGTTCGGCGCCGACATCCTCATGCTGTGGGAGTCCTCCCGAGGTTCGCGTCGTGTGGGGGAGTGGGTGTCCTTCATCGAGCTGTGCGAAGAGAAGGGCGTCAAGATCTGGGTCACCACCCACGAGCGTCTCTACGACCCGGCGAACGGCCGCGACCGGAAAGCCCTGATCGACGACGCGGTCGACAGCGAGTACGAGTCCTACAAGACTCACCGGCGCGTCTCGCGGACAACGCCGAAGGAAGCACGCAAGGGGCGGCCGCACGGCCAGGCACCCTACGGCCTCAAGCCCGTGTACGACGCAGCCACGGGCAAGCTGACAACGTGGGTGGCCGACGAGCCGCGCGCCGGCGTCGTCCGGCTCCTCTTCGAGATGCTGGCGGCCGGCCATTCCATGATGGCCGTCGAGCGCGCGTTCAAAGAGCAGGGATACCGCAACCGCTCCGGACGCCCCTTCACCGATGGACACCTGCGCACGATGGCTCTCAGGCACTCGTACGCAGGCCTGCGCTCCTACCAGGGCACCGTCTACCCGGGCGTCTGGGACGGCCTGGTCAGCGAAGAGGTGTTCTGGGATGTCCACCGCCGACTCACCGCCCCGGGCCGCGCCGTCGGCGCCGGCCTCATGCTGCACCCCCTCACGTCGAGTCTGTGGTGCGCCCGCTGCGAGAGGAACCTGTCCCCCCGGGAGCTGAAGAGCAAGAAGGGCCCATGGGTCTACACCGTCTATCGCTGCTACCAGTGCGGGCTGAAGATCAGAAAGCACGGCGTCGACGACCTGTTCATCGGTGAGCGCGGGCGGCTGGGGATTCTCCTGGCCTACCTCGCGCGTGAGGACATCTATGCCGTCCTGCAGACGCCGGGCAGCGACGCCGCGGCGGTACGCGAGATCAGGGCGCGGGTCGCCGCGGCGCGCCTCGAGCGTGACGAGCTGCGCGGAGCCAAGGGCAACACGCTTGCCGAAGTGCGGCTCCTCGCCAACTCCCTTGAGGCCAAGGAGGCCGAGGTCGACGAGTTGGAACAGCAGGAACGTCAGCTCACTGTTCCGTCGGCGGTGCTGAGCATCGTCCGTCCTGGCGTCGACATCTGGGAGTCCTGGCACGCCGCGCCGATCCGTGCGCAGAGGGAGACGGCCGCACTCATCCTGAGCCCTCGCTACCTGGGTAGGCCTTGCATCGTGCCCAGCCCCATCACCGGGCGGGCACAGCCGCCAGTCGCCGAGCGGATCGAGTGGCGCAAAGCCCCGCCACCGTCAGAACCTGCGTACCGACGCTGA
- a CDS encoding acyl-CoA dehydrogenase family protein, with protein sequence MHLDHTPEQLRLRAELRAYFAELVPDNAYARHSDPVGAKAFYRATIRRLGADGWLGVGWPEEYGGRGLTPIEQFVFFDEAAQAGVPLPLMALNTVGPTIMRYGTDEQKAYFLPKILAGEIDFAIGYSEPDAGTDLAALRTRAVREGDTYVVNGQKIWTTNGDTADWVWLAVRTDPDAPPHKGISMLLVPTTDPGYSCTVIRTLASHDTTASYYENIRVPVSRRVGAENQGWRLITNQLNHERVTLAAHGTMAIRALHDVQRWATETKLADGRRVIDLAWVRRRLAQTHVKLDALKLLNWQMVGALQNGTLTPQDASAVKVYGSEARRDAYAWLLEVVAAPGALQEGSAGAVLHGELERGYRSAVIFTFGGGNNEIQREIISWIGLGMPRVRR encoded by the coding sequence GTGCACCTCGACCACACGCCCGAGCAACTGCGGCTGCGCGCGGAACTGCGCGCCTACTTCGCCGAGTTGGTGCCGGACAACGCCTACGCCCGGCACTCGGACCCGGTCGGCGCGAAGGCCTTCTACCGCGCCACCATCCGCCGACTCGGCGCCGACGGCTGGCTCGGCGTCGGCTGGCCCGAGGAGTACGGCGGCCGCGGCCTGACCCCGATCGAGCAGTTCGTCTTCTTCGACGAAGCCGCCCAGGCCGGTGTACCGCTGCCCCTGATGGCGCTGAACACCGTCGGACCGACGATCATGCGGTACGGCACCGACGAGCAGAAGGCGTACTTCCTGCCGAAGATCCTCGCCGGGGAGATCGACTTCGCCATCGGCTACAGCGAACCCGACGCGGGCACCGACCTGGCCGCCCTCAGGACGCGCGCGGTACGTGAAGGCGACACCTACGTCGTCAACGGGCAGAAGATCTGGACGACCAACGGCGACACCGCCGACTGGGTGTGGCTCGCCGTGCGCACCGACCCCGACGCCCCGCCGCACAAGGGCATCTCCATGCTCCTCGTGCCGACCACCGATCCCGGATACTCCTGCACCGTCATCCGCACCCTCGCGTCCCACGACACCACGGCCAGCTACTACGAGAACATCCGCGTCCCCGTCTCGCGGCGCGTCGGCGCCGAGAACCAGGGCTGGCGGCTGATCACCAACCAGCTCAACCACGAGCGCGTCACCCTGGCCGCACACGGCACGATGGCCATCCGGGCCCTGCACGACGTGCAGCGCTGGGCGACCGAGACCAAGCTCGCCGACGGCCGCCGCGTCATCGACCTGGCCTGGGTGCGCCGCCGGCTGGCCCAGACCCATGTGAAGCTCGACGCCCTCAAGCTCCTCAACTGGCAGATGGTCGGAGCCCTGCAGAACGGCACCCTCACCCCGCAGGACGCCTCAGCCGTCAAGGTCTACGGCTCCGAGGCCCGCCGCGACGCCTACGCCTGGCTGCTGGAGGTCGTCGCGGCGCCCGGCGCACTCCAGGAGGGCTCCGCGGGCGCGGTGCTCCACGGCGAACTGGAACGCGGCTACCGCTCCGCCGTGATCTTCACCTTCGGCGGCGGCAACAACGAGATCCAGCGGGAGATCATCTCGTGGATCGGTCTGGGGATGCCGCGGGTACGGCGCTAG
- a CDS encoding DUF4142 domain-containing protein: MLGVQKVSSAPDRIIARPATGPLTEADRDFVVKVRAAGLWEYPVGQMAIQKGTTKAVKTAGEHLIAGHGSLDAACRGVAGELDITLPNQPSPQQQGFVAQLIADSGKQFDADMANILRATQGQILSTIASVRTTTKNSLIRALADKTNDTVMDHITIVEKTGLVDFDRALSQSTNPPGLPAQDTTPPPPVAGQPQVVLPSPANRTASPGSVGGE; encoded by the coding sequence ATGCTCGGAGTCCAGAAGGTCAGCAGCGCACCCGACCGGATCATCGCCCGTCCGGCGACCGGGCCGTTGACGGAAGCCGACCGGGACTTCGTGGTAAAGGTGCGCGCGGCCGGGCTGTGGGAGTACCCCGTCGGTCAGATGGCGATACAGAAGGGCACGACCAAGGCGGTCAAGACCGCCGGGGAGCACCTGATCGCCGGGCACGGCTCGCTCGATGCCGCCTGCCGCGGCGTCGCCGGCGAGCTCGACATCACGCTGCCCAACCAGCCCTCGCCGCAACAGCAGGGCTTCGTGGCCCAGCTGATCGCCGACAGTGGCAAGCAGTTCGACGCCGACATGGCGAACATCCTGCGTGCGACACAGGGCCAGATCCTCTCCACGATCGCAAGCGTCCGCACCACCACGAAGAACTCGCTGATCCGTGCCCTGGCCGACAAGACCAACGACACCGTCATGGACCACATCACGATCGTCGAGAAGACCGGCCTGGTCGACTTCGACCGGGCGCTTTCCCAGTCGACCAACCCGCCCGGCCTCCCGGCCCAGGACACCACCCCCCCGCCCCCGGTGGCGGGCCAGCCGCAGGTCGTCCTCCCCTCACCGGCGAACCGTACGGCCTCGCCCGGGTCCGTCGGCGGGGAGTGA
- a CDS encoding ferredoxin: protein MTSTTSQQELFRFLEDRFACAQACTECAQASALRASLVDPDGTDRQALVRRKGIMCAEVCDATCRVLSEENRMDEDGIRAQLEWCRTVCLECAHAFDGYPGAEAGAAACRACARACTEFIRTLN from the coding sequence GTGACTTCGACGACATCCCAGCAGGAGCTCTTCCGATTCCTGGAGGACCGTTTCGCGTGCGCGCAGGCCTGCACCGAGTGCGCGCAGGCGTCCGCGCTGCGCGCGAGCCTGGTGGATCCGGACGGAACCGACCGGCAGGCGCTGGTGCGCCGCAAGGGCATCATGTGCGCGGAGGTCTGCGACGCGACCTGCCGCGTACTGTCCGAGGAGAACAGAATGGACGAGGACGGCATCCGCGCCCAGCTGGAGTGGTGCCGCACCGTCTGCCTGGAGTGCGCGCACGCTTTCGACGGGTACCCCGGCGCCGAGGCGGGCGCGGCGGCGTGCCGGGCGTGCGCGCGGGCCTGCACGGAGTTCATCCGGACGCTGAACTGA
- a CDS encoding helix-turn-helix domain-containing protein: MLSRRISGAKLRRVREDRCLKVTDLATAAGCSRWNIYKIEQGECQPSAQVYAALKTALGAHDADLVDETQDAA, encoded by the coding sequence ATGTTGAGCCGCAGGATCTCCGGAGCAAAGCTTCGGCGCGTCCGCGAAGACAGGTGCCTCAAGGTCACCGATCTCGCGACCGCCGCCGGGTGCTCGCGATGGAACATCTACAAGATCGAGCAGGGCGAGTGTCAGCCGTCCGCCCAGGTGTATGCCGCACTCAAGACAGCACTCGGCGCGCACGATGCCGACCTGGTCGACGAGACCCAGGACGCGGCATGA
- a CDS encoding HTH domain-containing protein, translating to MTRTDRRTLVRQLSEQGLTRRAIAERLGVSKDTVRRDLEAIAREDEPDGAPHDAPDEPDAPQVSDPDEPDGAPQDAPPAEPDSDDEPNDAAPDAPAEPVAQLPRRVSPQRLEIDLRQWPALRRDLAVLASTGLALEEAIAQAVGVLAAGYRQGLAQRRIVPGPFVVRGMTVGPLQPARLVPRRPAPPEGA from the coding sequence GTGACGCGCACGGACCGGCGCACGCTGGTGCGCCAGCTAAGCGAGCAGGGCCTGACCCGGCGCGCGATCGCCGAGCGCCTCGGTGTCAGCAAGGACACGGTGCGCCGCGACCTGGAGGCGATCGCGCGCGAGGACGAGCCGGACGGTGCGCCGCACGATGCGCCGGACGAACCGGATGCGCCGCAGGTCAGCGACCCGGACGAGCCGGACGGTGCGCCGCAGGATGCGCCACCGGCTGAGCCGGACAGCGACGACGAGCCGAATGACGCTGCGCCGGATGCGCCGGCCGAGCCGGTGGCGCAGCTCCCGCGCCGGGTGTCGCCCCAGCGCCTCGAGATCGACCTGCGCCAGTGGCCCGCGCTGCGCCGGGACCTGGCGGTCCTGGCGTCGACCGGCCTCGCCCTCGAGGAGGCGATCGCGCAGGCCGTCGGTGTGCTCGCGGCCGGCTACAGGCAGGGCCTCGCCCAGCGCCGGATCGTGCCCGGCCCGTTCGTCGTGCGGGGCATGACGGTTGGCCCGCTGCAGCCCGCCCGGCTCGTCCCCCGCAGGCCCGCCCCGCCCGAGGGCGCCTGA
- a CDS encoding HNH endonuclease, whose translation MTGNPRNGRPYRTLCVQQRSLGLPCWICGHEIDYTLTGYAAQRSRWAFTLDHAIPLTRGGDLLDPANARSAHRKCNSARGNRTALPQARASRRW comes from the coding sequence GTGACCGGCAACCCCCGCAACGGGCGCCCCTACCGCACCCTCTGCGTTCAGCAACGCAGCCTCGGCCTGCCCTGCTGGATCTGCGGCCATGAGATCGACTACACCCTCACCGGCTACGCCGCACAACGCAGCCGCTGGGCCTTCACCCTCGACCACGCCATCCCGCTCACCCGCGGCGGCGACCTCCTCGACCCCGCCAACGCCCGCAGCGCGCACCGCAAGTGCAACAGCGCCCGCGGCAACCGCACCGCCCTGCCGCAAGCCCGAGCCTCGAGGAGGTGGTGA
- a CDS encoding universal stress protein yields MQPVVTVGLDGSPASLKAARWAAEEAEKRKLTLRLLHAWPLLVPESARLPSEVDQNYWARRLVHTAQAELQARHPGLTVVGSLVAGDAHEALLQAASEAEMLVLGSRGMDAFESYFMGEVSLPVVARAERPVVLVRAEPADEEHASAPSARVVVALKLHTPGDGLLDFAFHTAAARGVPLVAVHSRSVPLHARMPWGADHAVTEEMTKDARKAMSDALRPWQEKYPQVEVAESIRLASPAKAVVRAAEGAGLLVVGRRAHRRGTGHHLGPIAQAAIHHGRCPVAVVPHD; encoded by the coding sequence ATGCAACCTGTCGTCACCGTGGGCCTCGACGGCTCACCCGCGAGCCTCAAGGCCGCCCGCTGGGCCGCCGAGGAGGCCGAGAAGCGCAAGCTGACCCTGCGGCTGCTGCACGCCTGGCCGCTTCTGGTGCCGGAATCCGCGCGGCTGCCCTCCGAGGTCGACCAGAACTACTGGGCGAGGCGTCTGGTCCACACCGCGCAGGCGGAGCTGCAGGCCCGCCACCCGGGCCTGACCGTCGTCGGGAGCCTGGTCGCCGGGGACGCTCACGAGGCCCTGCTCCAGGCGGCCTCGGAGGCCGAGATGCTGGTGCTCGGTTCGCGGGGGATGGATGCCTTCGAAAGCTACTTCATGGGCGAGGTCAGCCTGCCGGTCGTGGCACGGGCCGAGCGGCCCGTGGTCCTCGTCCGCGCGGAGCCGGCGGACGAGGAGCACGCCTCCGCACCGTCGGCCCGCGTGGTGGTGGCACTCAAACTGCACACGCCCGGGGACGGGCTGCTCGACTTCGCCTTCCACACCGCCGCGGCCCGGGGTGTTCCTCTCGTGGCCGTCCACAGCCGCAGCGTGCCGCTCCACGCCCGCATGCCGTGGGGCGCCGACCATGCCGTCACCGAGGAGATGACGAAGGACGCGCGCAAGGCGATGAGCGATGCTCTTCGGCCCTGGCAGGAGAAGTACCCGCAGGTGGAGGTGGCGGAAAGCATCCGGCTCGCGAGTCCTGCCAAGGCCGTCGTGCGGGCCGCCGAGGGCGCGGGGCTGCTGGTCGTGGGCAGACGCGCGCATCGGCGCGGTACGGGACACCACCTGGGACCGATCGCCCAGGCCGCCATCCATCACGGACGCTGCCCCGTCGCCGTCGTCCCCCATGACTGA
- a CDS encoding helix-turn-helix domain-containing protein, translating into MTRQPEACAEPRHSRGGAGGAAPARATPGQSPVWERRPVSGRALRLLLDGDDAGRYTGRDDADSGYRLTMALAVACSQPGREWAPADFHQALIYTPTRGGWWARRLRERKGAEHAERKLTAMLAKARAFVGGTDAVTDRQDAFEKITEVRRAVETLAWPARGGKAVDQKNLAARLRLAEAAGGLDHLSAVRPLAEQMGCARSTAEASNARLARDGWLVLLEAGTGRERPSRWRLAIPPHVRELLTRAVPGQALPPQGQQLATVPDAHTAPNPTGVSRATAAAVHDGDGTAVDTAALASVMAHDACHHWAHGTSGARILACLDPAEGLAAAQIRDATALHRTTVARRLERLTADGLVLEREGLYYLAPELAGHVRLHPDEALLTRAADRRGTTGLTARRRHRHAHERAVYERYLEERAQHRAGPGPRLRLVPEGVLNPDTGELLDERWHGWDLSDPHRPTWHDNPAHGPTAPGHAACA; encoded by the coding sequence GTGACCCGCCAGCCCGAGGCCTGCGCCGAGCCCCGCCACAGCCGTGGCGGGGCCGGTGGCGCGGCCCCGGCCCGGGCCACGCCAGGGCAGTCGCCGGTGTGGGAGCGGCGGCCGGTCAGCGGGCGTGCGCTGCGCCTCCTCCTGGACGGCGACGACGCGGGCCGCTACACCGGCCGCGACGACGCTGACTCCGGCTACCGGCTCACGATGGCGCTCGCCGTGGCGTGCTCGCAGCCCGGCCGCGAGTGGGCGCCGGCCGACTTCCACCAGGCGCTGATCTACACCCCCACGCGCGGCGGCTGGTGGGCGCGCCGCCTGCGTGAGCGCAAAGGCGCCGAGCACGCCGAGCGCAAACTCACCGCGATGCTGGCCAAGGCCCGCGCCTTCGTCGGCGGCACGGACGCGGTGACCGACCGCCAGGACGCCTTCGAGAAGATCACCGAAGTGCGCCGCGCGGTGGAAACCCTCGCCTGGCCCGCACGCGGCGGGAAAGCGGTCGACCAGAAGAACCTCGCCGCCCGGCTGCGCCTCGCCGAGGCGGCCGGCGGCCTCGACCACCTCAGCGCGGTACGGCCGCTCGCCGAGCAGATGGGCTGCGCCCGCTCCACGGCCGAGGCCAGCAACGCCCGCCTCGCCCGCGACGGCTGGCTCGTCCTGCTGGAAGCCGGAACCGGCCGCGAGCGCCCCTCACGCTGGCGCCTCGCGATCCCCCCGCACGTCCGCGAGCTCCTCACGCGTGCAGTTCCGGGACAGGCCCTGCCCCCCCAAGGCCAGCAGCTGGCGACTGTCCCGGACGCGCACACCGCCCCGAACCCCACAGGCGTCAGCCGTGCCACAGCCGCTGCCGTCCACGACGGCGACGGCACGGCGGTCGACACCGCCGCCCTGGCGTCGGTGATGGCCCACGACGCCTGCCACCACTGGGCCCACGGCACCAGCGGCGCCCGCATCCTGGCCTGCCTCGACCCCGCCGAAGGCCTCGCCGCCGCCCAGATCCGCGATGCCACCGCCCTGCACCGCACCACCGTCGCCCGCCGCCTCGAGCGCCTGACCGCCGACGGACTCGTCCTCGAGCGCGAGGGCCTGTACTACCTCGCCCCCGAACTCGCCGGCCACGTCCGCCTGCACCCCGACGAAGCCCTCCTCACCCGTGCCGCCGACCGGCGCGGCACCACCGGCCTCACGGCCCGCCGCCGCCACCGGCACGCCCACGAACGCGCCGTCTATGAGCGCTACCTGGAAGAACGCGCCCAGCATCGGGCCGGGCCCGGGCCGCGGCTGCGGCTGGTCCCCGAAGGGGTCCTCAACCCCGACACCGGCGAGCTCCTCGATGAGCGCTGGCACGGCTGGGACCTGTCCGACCCCCACCGCCCCACCTGGCACGACAACCCCGCCCACGGCCCCACGGCCCCCGGCCACGCCGCATGCGCCTGA